A genomic region of Fusobacterium russii ATCC 25533 contains the following coding sequences:
- a CDS encoding acetyl-CoA C-acetyltransferase gives MSKVYVVAAKRTPIGSFLGSLASLKPADIGAQVVKNIVEGTKVDPANIDEVIVGNVLGAGQAQGVGRQVAIKAGIPFEVPAYSVNIICGSGMKSVITAYSNIKAGEANLVIAGGTECMSGAGFILPGVVRGGHKMADLVMKDHMVYDALTDAYHNIHMGITAENIADKYSISREEQDAFAFASQQKAIAAVDSGKFKDEIVPVVIPNKKGDIVFDTDEYPNRKTSLEKLAGLKPAFKKDGSVTAGNASGLNDGASFLMLASEEAVKKYNLKPLVEIVSTGTGGVDPLIMGMGPVPAIRKALAKTDLKLKDMKIIELNEAFAAQSLGVIKELSKEHGVSEEWFADKTNVNGGAIALGHPVGASGNRITVTLIHEMKKRGVNYGLASLCIGGGMGTALILKNIK, from the coding sequence ATGAGTAAAGTTTATGTAGTAGCAGCAAAAAGAACACCTATTGGAAGTTTTTTAGGTTCACTTGCATCTTTAAAACCTGCTGATATTGGTGCTCAAGTGGTTAAAAATATCGTAGAAGGAACTAAAGTTGATCCAGCTAACATTGATGAAGTTATAGTTGGAAATGTATTAGGTGCTGGACAAGCACAAGGTGTGGGAAGACAAGTTGCAATAAAAGCCGGAATTCCATTTGAAGTTCCTGCATACTCTGTTAATATTATTTGTGGAAGTGGAATGAAATCAGTTATAACTGCTTACTCTAATATTAAAGCTGGAGAAGCTAATCTTGTTATAGCTGGTGGAACTGAGTGTATGTCGGGGGCAGGTTTTATTCTACCGGGAGTTGTCAGAGGTGGACATAAAATGGCTGACCTTGTTATGAAAGATCATATGGTTTATGATGCTTTAACTGATGCTTATCACAACATACACATGGGAATAACAGCTGAAAATATTGCTGATAAATATTCAATTTCAAGAGAAGAACAAGATGCTTTCGCATTTGCCTCTCAACAAAAGGCAATAGCTGCTGTAGATTCTGGAAAATTTAAAGATGAAATTGTTCCAGTAGTTATACCTAATAAAAAAGGAGATATCGTATTCGATACTGATGAATATCCTAATAGAAAAACAAGTTTAGAAAAATTAGCTGGTCTTAAACCTGCCTTCAAAAAAGATGGTTCAGTTACTGCCGGTAATGCATCTGGACTTAATGATGGGGCATCATTCTTAATGCTTGCATCTGAAGAAGCAGTTAAAAAATATAATTTAAAACCATTAGTAGAAATAGTTTCTACTGGTACTGGTGGAGTAGATCCTTTAATAATGGGTATGGGACCTGTTCCTGCAATAAGAAAAGCGTTGGCTAAAACTGACTTAAAGTTAAAAGATATGAAAATCATCGAATTAAATGAAGCCTTTGCAGCTCAATCATTAGGAGTTATAAAAGAACTTTCTAAAGAACATGGAGTTTCTGAAGAATGGTTTGCTGATAAGACAAATGTAAATGGTGGGGCAATAGCTTTGGGACATCCTGTTGGAGCATCTGGAAATAGAATTACAGTTACTTTAATCCACGAAATGAAGAAAAGAGGAGTTAACTACGGTCTAGCATCTCTATGTATAGGTGGAGGAATGGGAACTGCTCTTATTCTTAAAAATATAAAATAG
- a CDS encoding Nif3-like dinuclear metal center hexameric protein — protein sequence MRAKDIIKVIEEKFPLVNAEDWDNVGLLVGDINKEIKKIQFSIDATVEAIENAIKLNVDMIITHHPIIFKAIKSIREQETLGKKLRKLIKNDINVYCIHTNLDSTKNGLNDWVLKKIGIEESKILDLNEEKGSGIGRLYTLEEETKLINYIQKLKKDLSIRDLRVISKNLDKNVRKVALINGSAMSYWRLAKAKNVDLFITGDIGYHDALDALENGLSVIDFGHYESENFFDELLKKELNSLDLEFFVFNDGPVFNFL from the coding sequence ATGAGAGCTAAGGATATAATAAAAGTAATAGAAGAAAAATTTCCACTTGTAAATGCAGAAGATTGGGATAATGTAGGTTTATTAGTTGGGGATATAAATAAAGAAATAAAGAAGATTCAATTTTCAATTGATGCCACAGTGGAAGCAATAGAAAATGCTATAAAATTGAATGTTGATATGATAATTACACATCATCCAATAATATTTAAGGCAATAAAATCAATTAGAGAACAAGAAACTTTAGGAAAGAAGTTAAGAAAGCTTATAAAAAATGATATAAATGTATATTGTATTCATACAAATCTTGATTCAACAAAAAATGGCTTAAATGATTGGGTATTAAAAAAAATAGGTATAGAAGAATCTAAAATTTTAGATTTAAATGAAGAGAAAGGTTCTGGTATAGGTAGACTTTATACACTAGAGGAAGAAACTAAATTAATCAATTATATTCAAAAATTAAAAAAAGATTTATCAATTAGAGATTTAAGAGTTATATCTAAAAATCTTGATAAGAATGTAAGGAAAGTTGCTTTAATAAATGGCTCAGCTATGTCTTATTGGCGTCTAGCCAAGGCGAAGAACGTAGACTTATTTATAACTGGAGATATAGGCTATCATGATGCATTGGATGCTTTAGAAAATGGGCTTAGCGTGATTGATTTTGGACATTATGAGAGTGAAAATTTTTTTGATGAGCTTTTAAAAAAGGAGTTAAATTCATTAGATTTAGAATTTTTTGTATTTAATGATGGACCGGTTTTTAATTTTTTATAA
- a CDS encoding RNA polymerase sigma factor, producing the protein MKISDFEKYIVENEPNEEEFIKFIGTEKEKLEFDYNSFRKLTDEEIDYEYFDEYTVQFIEGFEYLSEESCDEHEECNCKHEKEQHLHHGENPVDREKRFYNNIRFSHILALYLLREGIHYVDLVQEGLVGLVKVNDLFEDEKDFEKFKLYFIAKEMIEYIKNYSSYREIAFKQYIETEKEKEVKLSLSPKVRLKNRDEEIKKAEIEKREEHKKEVKRLEELTKNMFSYFNLKYRLSIREIEILSLYFGFDGRGKKNFSDIQNIMGLNSTEVDKLLKESIFKLSIVDERVEI; encoded by the coding sequence TTGAAAATTAGTGATTTTGAGAAATATATAGTTGAGAATGAACCTAATGAGGAAGAATTTATAAAATTTATAGGTACAGAAAAAGAAAAGCTAGAATTTGACTATAATTCTTTTAGAAAATTGACAGATGAAGAGATAGACTATGAATATTTTGATGAATATACAGTACAATTTATAGAAGGTTTTGAATATCTAAGTGAAGAAAGCTGTGATGAACACGAAGAATGTAACTGTAAACATGAAAAAGAACAACATCTTCATCATGGGGAAAATCCGGTAGATAGAGAAAAGAGATTTTATAATAATATAAGATTTAGCCACATCTTAGCTCTGTATCTTTTAAGAGAGGGAATACATTATGTTGATTTAGTTCAGGAAGGTTTAGTGGGACTTGTAAAAGTCAATGATTTATTTGAAGATGAAAAAGACTTTGAAAAGTTCAAACTTTATTTTATTGCTAAAGAGATGATAGAATATATTAAGAATTATTCCTCTTATAGAGAAATAGCTTTTAAGCAATATATTGAAACTGAAAAAGAGAAGGAAGTAAAATTAAGCCTTTCTCCAAAAGTCAGATTGAAAAATAGAGATGAAGAGATAAAAAAAGCTGAAATTGAAAAGAGAGAAGAACATAAGAAAGAAGTAAAAAGACTTGAAGAGCTAACAAAGAATATGTTTTCTTATTTTAATTTAAAATATAGACTAAGCATTAGAGAAATAGAAATTTTATCACTTTATTTTGGATTTGATGGGAGAGGTAAAAAGAATTTTTCAGATATTCAAAATATAATGGGTTTAAATTCAACAGAGGTTGACAAGCTCTTAAAAGAAAGTATTTTTAAGTTATCTATAGTGGATGAAAGAGTTGAAATATAA
- the rpoD gene encoding RNA polymerase sigma factor RpoD, with amino-acid sequence MKEFIKNDRALALIKKAMESKLISYEEINNELRENFPVEQIEKLISGMMEQGIKVVNQDELKEYEKNKSNFRENEEDFLDVEEQEVGDDLEERAEDSETILLDFDEFNPDEVEDISEDELGNEKLLNIGSSAKVDEPIKMYLREIGQVPLLTHEEELEYAKKSYEGDEEASKKLIESNLRLVVSIAKKHTNRGLKLLDLIQEGNIGLMKAVEKFEYTKGYKFSTYATWWIRQAITRAIADQGRTIRIPVHMIETINKIKKESRIYLQETGKDASPEILAERLKMEVDKIKAIQEMNQEPISLETPVGSEEDSELGDFVEDSKTTSPYEATNRAILREELDAVLKTLSPREEKVLRYRYGLDDSSPKTLEEVGKIFNVTRERIRQIEVKALRKLRHPSRRKKLEDFKGE; translated from the coding sequence TTGAAGGAATTTATAAAAAATGACAGAGCCCTAGCACTTATAAAAAAAGCAATGGAGAGTAAGTTGATTAGTTACGAAGAGATTAATAATGAGCTTAGAGAAAATTTTCCAGTTGAGCAGATTGAAAAATTAATAAGTGGAATGATGGAGCAAGGAATAAAAGTTGTAAATCAAGATGAACTGAAAGAGTATGAAAAAAATAAATCAAATTTTAGAGAGAATGAAGAAGATTTTTTGGATGTAGAAGAACAAGAAGTTGGTGATGATTTAGAAGAGAGAGCTGAGGATTCAGAAACTATTTTATTAGACTTTGATGAATTTAATCCTGATGAGGTAGAGGATATAAGTGAAGATGAACTAGGTAACGAAAAGCTTTTAAATATAGGTAGCAGTGCCAAGGTGGATGAGCCTATAAAAATGTATTTAAGAGAGATAGGTCAAGTTCCCTTACTTACTCATGAAGAAGAGTTAGAATATGCAAAAAAATCTTATGAGGGTGATGAAGAAGCTAGTAAGAAACTAATAGAATCAAATCTAAGATTAGTAGTTAGTATCGCTAAAAAACATACAAATAGAGGTCTAAAACTCCTTGATTTAATTCAAGAGGGAAATATTGGGCTTATGAAAGCGGTTGAGAAATTTGAATACACAAAGGGATATAAGTTTTCAACTTATGCGACTTGGTGGATAAGACAGGCTATAACTAGGGCTATAGCAGATCAAGGAAGAACAATAAGAATACCAGTTCATATGATAGAAACAATAAATAAAATAAAAAAAGAATCAAGGATTTATCTTCAAGAAACCGGTAAAGATGCGTCTCCTGAAATCTTAGCTGAAAGACTTAAAATGGAAGTTGATAAAATTAAAGCTATACAGGAGATGAATCAGGAGCCTATATCGCTTGAAACGCCTGTTGGTAGTGAAGAAGATAGTGAATTGGGAGATTTTGTTGAAGATAGTAAAACAACAAGCCCTTATGAAGCAACAAATAGAGCTATTTTAAGAGAAGAGTTGGATGCTGTTTTAAAAACACTTAGCCCAAGAGAAGAGAAAGTTTTGAGATATAGATATGGCTTAGATGACAGTTCACCAAAAACTTTAGAAGAAGTTGGAAAAATATTTAATGTAACAAGAGAAAGAATTAGACAGATAGAAGTAAAGGCATTGAGAAAACTTAGGCATCCAAGCAGAAGAAAAAAACTAGAAGATTTTAAGGGAGAATAA
- the dnaG gene encoding DNA primase, translated as MYYKSEDIEKLIDELNIEDVVGEFVDLKKSGANYKGLCPFHADTNPSFVVNPSKNICKCFVCGTGGNAITFYSKYKKISFNEAVRELAKKYKINIKEQRLNANLRELEKYYEIMEESHKFFMEKIFSSESRHALEYLANRGLNTQLIKEHQLGYAPGKWRALYEYLLEKEFKTEDILSLGLIKKSEDNLYDTFRDRIIFPIYSTYGRVIAFGGRALEKNSEIPKYINSPDTPIFKKGKNIYGMERARNIKEKDYSILMEGYMDVLSSSIYGFDTSIAPLGTALTEEQAELIKKYSSNILISFDMDKAGLAATERASYILKSKGFNIRVLDFKGAKDPDEFLKKNGREGFLKVVKNSIEIFDFLYNLFLEEYDLKDVISKQSFIEKFKEFFLSLESDLEKEIYLKRLSEKVGIDTDILKKTLIENNKKKYIRVKKENKVEKEEQRQNSIYNMEISLIKLLLKNPVYYSFFRNKKMNFDITNKVFKFFEEKIKENLILSSKDIMREFKNYIENSDEFTEYEKNNDLAEIIMSYVCNISYSEKDDLELFKSYFRYRFKMRDKTKTSLSEKIEIGEFKNSIEKAKSIDEFIKIYNIKEKLLD; from the coding sequence ATGTATTATAAATCAGAAGATATAGAGAAACTTATAGATGAATTGAATATAGAGGATGTAGTTGGAGAATTTGTGGACTTGAAAAAGTCTGGGGCAAACTATAAAGGCTTGTGCCCTTTTCATGCTGATACAAATCCGTCTTTTGTAGTTAATCCCAGTAAAAATATTTGTAAGTGCTTTGTGTGTGGAACTGGTGGAAATGCTATAACATTTTATTCCAAGTATAAAAAAATTTCTTTTAATGAAGCAGTAAGAGAGCTTGCAAAAAAATATAAAATAAATATAAAAGAGCAAAGACTCAATGCGAACCTAAGAGAATTAGAAAAATATTATGAAATAATGGAGGAGAGCCATAAGTTCTTCATGGAAAAAATATTTTCTTCAGAGAGTAGGCATGCATTAGAATATCTTGCTAATAGAGGCTTAAATACACAATTAATAAAAGAACATCAATTAGGTTATGCACCTGGTAAATGGAGAGCCTTATATGAATATTTACTAGAAAAAGAATTTAAAACAGAGGATATTTTGAGTTTAGGTTTAATAAAAAAATCTGAAGATAATTTATATGACACTTTTAGAGATAGAATAATTTTCCCTATTTATTCTACATATGGTAGAGTAATAGCTTTTGGAGGAAGAGCCTTAGAAAAAAATAGTGAGATACCGAAGTATATTAATTCACCAGATACTCCAATATTTAAAAAAGGAAAAAATATTTATGGGATGGAAAGAGCAAGGAATATAAAAGAGAAAGATTATTCTATATTGATGGAAGGTTATATGGATGTTCTATCTTCATCTATTTACGGCTTTGATACAAGTATTGCACCATTGGGAACAGCCTTAACGGAAGAGCAAGCTGAACTAATTAAGAAATACTCTTCCAATATACTTATATCTTTTGATATGGATAAGGCAGGACTAGCTGCAACGGAAAGAGCAAGCTACATTTTAAAATCAAAAGGCTTTAATATTAGAGTTTTAGACTTTAAAGGTGCTAAGGATCCTGATGAATTTTTAAAGAAAAATGGTAGAGAAGGCTTTTTAAAAGTTGTAAAAAATTCAATTGAAATATTTGACTTCCTATATAATTTATTTTTAGAAGAGTACGATTTAAAAGATGTGATTTCTAAACAAAGTTTTATAGAAAAATTTAAGGAGTTTTTTTTATCTTTAGAAAGTGACCTTGAAAAAGAGATATATTTGAAAAGGCTTTCTGAAAAAGTAGGTATTGATACGGATATTTTAAAGAAAACCTTAATTGAAAATAATAAGAAGAAATATATAAGGGTAAAAAAAGAGAATAAGGTTGAAAAAGAGGAGCAAAGACAGAATTCTATCTATAATATGGAAATATCACTGATAAAATTATTGTTAAAAAACCCTGTTTATTATTCCTTTTTTAGGAATAAAAAAATGAATTTTGATATTACTAATAAAGTTTTTAAATTTTTTGAAGAAAAAATAAAGGAAAATTTGATTTTAAGTAGTAAAGATATAATGAGAGAATTTAAAAATTATATAGAGAATAGTGATGAGTTTACAGAATATGAAAAAAATAATGATTTAGCTGAAATTATTATGAGCTATGTCTGCAATATATCATACAGTGAAAAAGATGATTTAGAACTATTCAAAAGTTATTTTAGATACAGGTTTAAAATGAGAGATAAGACAAAAACCAGTCTTTCAGAAAAAATTGAAATTGGTGAATTTAAAAATAGTATAGAAAAGGCAAAAAGTATAGACGAGTTTATTAAAATTTACAATATAAAGGAAAAGCTTTTAGACTAG
- a CDS encoding SurA N-terminal domain-containing protein — MAIRKFRKVMKPFTIIISFAFLLSLVYGGYESFKSSRANKKAQEALELNGEIISKLDIERTKNELANQYSSLNGSQIDRSLIDIIAFNEVIDKNITLDLAKKLKIKVPSSEVDQEFRKAEEAIGDKEQFKRMLEYQGFSKDSYKEKIEENLLFTKTIETFSKDIDITEAEVKEYYDTVVNNRNIDFETSKEQIIKNIKMEEGLKKYLTALNTAKKEAKIKDVAPEYENLVEVQAYEENGFSITNLDLALQTVSELLQQKADNKEKAEKLAKESITKQINIAKVAQEKGIVISEDLSTLKKLEEYQKQLIKKYRADIKPTEEQLKSYFNSNKSKYEIQASADVNFAFANIKPSKEDEEEAKQKAIKVLNDVNKDNFESYGKNLSRENGYLYENLGKFSKGMMVKEFEDAVKSAEANSIVKNVVKTQFGYHVIFVKESNSNEGSWVAEHILVIANPSQKTIDEKMEKINKIREDINSGTVTFSEIQKLDEDIVQSIFIKGVSPDGLIPNLAYSPELTKEIFASPLNEVKIKINAPGVLIYQKVKEIKPEAADYNKAKETVKNDYINERAEEYMRKLLF, encoded by the coding sequence ATGGCAATTAGAAAATTTCGTAAGGTTATGAAACCTTTTACAATTATCATATCATTTGCATTTTTGCTGTCATTAGTTTATGGTGGATATGAAAGTTTTAAATCAAGTAGAGCTAATAAAAAAGCACAAGAAGCTTTAGAATTAAATGGTGAAATCATCAGCAAACTTGATATAGAAAGAACAAAAAATGAACTTGCAAACCAATATTCCTCATTAAATGGAAGTCAGATAGATAGATCTTTGATTGATATTATTGCATTTAATGAAGTTATAGATAAAAATATAACTTTAGATTTAGCAAAAAAATTAAAGATAAAAGTTCCATCTTCTGAAGTTGATCAGGAATTTAGAAAGGCGGAGGAAGCTATAGGCGATAAGGAGCAATTTAAGAGAATGCTTGAGTATCAAGGCTTTTCTAAAGATTCATACAAAGAAAAAATTGAAGAAAATCTTTTATTTACGAAAACTATAGAAACTTTTTCAAAGGATATTGATATAACAGAAGCAGAAGTAAAAGAGTATTATGATACAGTTGTAAATAATAGAAATATTGATTTTGAAACATCAAAAGAGCAAATTATTAAGAACATAAAGATGGAAGAGGGCTTAAAAAAATATTTAACTGCTTTAAATACAGCTAAGAAAGAAGCTAAAATCAAAGATGTAGCTCCAGAATATGAAAATTTGGTGGAAGTACAGGCATACGAAGAAAACGGGTTTTCTATAACTAACTTAGATTTAGCTTTACAAACTGTTTCAGAATTGTTACAGCAAAAGGCAGATAATAAGGAGAAGGCTGAGAAATTAGCAAAAGAGAGCATAACAAAGCAAATAAATATAGCAAAGGTTGCTCAAGAAAAAGGTATAGTAATTTCTGAAGATTTAAGTACATTAAAGAAATTAGAAGAATATCAAAAACAATTGATAAAAAAATATAGAGCTGATATAAAACCAACAGAAGAGCAATTAAAGTCATACTTTAATTCAAATAAATCAAAGTATGAGATACAAGCCTCAGCGGATGTCAACTTTGCTTTTGCAAATATAAAGCCTTCTAAGGAAGATGAAGAAGAGGCAAAGCAAAAGGCAATCAAAGTCTTAAATGATGTTAATAAAGACAATTTTGAAAGTTATGGTAAGAATTTATCAAGAGAAAACGGATATTTATATGAAAACTTAGGTAAATTTTCAAAGGGCATGATGGTTAAAGAATTTGAAGATGCAGTAAAATCAGCAGAAGCAAATTCAATAGTTAAAAATGTTGTAAAAACGCAGTTTGGTTATCATGTTATTTTTGTAAAAGAAAGTAATTCTAATGAAGGAAGTTGGGTTGCAGAACATATTTTAGTTATAGCTAATCCATCTCAAAAGACAATAGATGAAAAAATGGAAAAAATAAACAAAATTAGAGAGGATATAAACTCTGGAACAGTTACATTTTCTGAAATTCAAAAATTAGATGAAGACATAGTGCAAAGCATTTTTATAAAAGGAGTAAGCCCAGATGGACTAATTCCGAACTTAGCATATAGCCCTGAATTAACAAAGGAAATATTTGCCAGTCCTTTAAATGAAGTCAAGATAAAAATCAATGCTCCGGGTGTTTTAATATATCAAAAAGTAAAAGAAATAAAACCGGAAGCAGCCGATTACAATAAGGCAAAAGAAACAGTGAAAAACGACTATATCAATGAAAGAGCGGAAGAGTATATGAGAAAATTATTATTCTAA
- a CDS encoding sigma-54-dependent transcriptional regulator gives MKNTILAISEKKEVLKQIRKELSEKYEVITFSNLLDAIDMIRESDFEIVLLDNNLTSFKFAESKKKLSSIGKDFVTIALVENEEEETIKEIKRAGIYAYLLKPVKLGDLNKIVIPSLNGLELMKENKRLEERLLVLEEDTDIIGQSAKIKDVKTMIEKVADSDLPILIVGETGVGKDIVAKEIYRKSDRNKGKYAQISCAIYPGELIERELFGYERGAFLGANASKKGILEEIDGGTIYIEDISKMDIKIQTRLLKAIEYGEFKRVGGTKVRKSNVRFLVGTDIDLKEETEKGKFRKDLFHRLTAFPIEVPPLRERKEDIPILANYFLNKVVRILHKETPVISGEAMKFLMEYYYPGNIMELKNLIERMALLSKEKILDVDQLPLEIKTKSNIVENKTVIGVGPLKEILEQEIYSLEDVERVVIAIALQKTRWNKQETSKILGIGRTTLYEKIRKYGLDIK, from the coding sequence ATGAAGAATACAATATTGGCAATTTCTGAAAAAAAGGAAGTGTTAAAGCAAATAAGAAAAGAATTATCAGAAAAATATGAAGTGATTACATTTAGTAATTTGTTAGATGCTATAGATATGATAAGAGAGAGTGATTTTGAAATAGTTTTATTAGATAATAATTTAACTTCTTTTAAATTTGCAGAATCAAAGAAAAAATTATCAAGCATAGGTAAGGATTTTGTTACTATAGCTTTAGTTGAGAATGAAGAAGAAGAAACAATAAAGGAAATAAAAAGAGCAGGTATATATGCTTATCTATTAAAACCGGTGAAATTAGGAGATTTAAATAAAATTGTTATCCCTTCATTAAATGGTTTAGAATTAATGAAAGAAAATAAAAGATTGGAAGAGAGATTATTAGTTTTAGAAGAAGATACTGATATAATAGGACAATCTGCAAAAATAAAAGATGTAAAAACTATGATAGAAAAAGTTGCAGATAGTGATTTACCTATATTAATAGTTGGAGAAACTGGAGTAGGTAAGGATATCGTAGCTAAAGAAATATATAGAAAAAGCGACAGAAATAAAGGTAAGTATGCTCAAATAAGCTGTGCTATATACCCAGGAGAACTGATAGAAAGAGAACTATTCGGTTATGAAAGAGGGGCATTCTTAGGAGCAAATGCTAGTAAAAAAGGAATACTTGAAGAAATAGATGGAGGTACTATCTATATAGAAGATATTTCTAAAATGGATATAAAAATTCAAACTAGACTTTTAAAAGCAATAGAATATGGAGAATTTAAAAGAGTTGGAGGAACTAAGGTAAGAAAATCTAATGTTAGATTTTTAGTTGGAACAGATATAGATCTTAAAGAAGAAACTGAAAAAGGAAAATTCAGAAAAGATTTATTCCATAGGCTTACAGCATTCCCAATAGAAGTTCCACCTTTAAGAGAAAGAAAAGAAGATATACCAATACTTGCAAATTATTTCCTAAATAAGGTAGTAAGAATATTACACAAAGAAACTCCTGTTATATCTGGGGAAGCTATGAAATTTTTAATGGAATATTACTATCCAGGAAACATAATGGAGTTAAAAAACTTGATAGAAAGAATGGCACTTTTATCTAAGGAGAAAATTTTAGATGTAGATCAATTGCCATTGGAAATAAAAACTAAGTCTAATATAGTTGAAAATAAAACTGTAATAGGTGTAGGACCTTTAAAAGAAATATTAGAGCAAGAAATTTACAGCTTAGAAGATGTTGAAAGAGTTGTTATTGCAATTGCTTTACAAAAAACTAGATGGAACAAACAAGAAACTTCAAAAATACTAGGAATAGGTAGAACAACTCTATATGAAAAAATAAGAAAATATGGACTTGACATAAAATAA
- a CDS encoding M50 family metallopeptidase: protein MSFFIGILVLGLIIFVHELGHFLSAKLFKIPVSEFSVGMGPQVFSAETEKTMYSFRAIPIGGYVNIEGMEVGSEIENGFNKKPAYQRLVVLFAGVFMNFLTAFILLFLAMKLTGRIEYEKQAYIGGVSEKSVNYGILLVNDKILEIDGEKIEKWEDIPKRIESLNGKEKIKVKVERGAEEKNLELSLMKDEVNDRYVLGINPIIRQIDLSTPESIKYAVTAFKNIFVETLAGFGKLFGGKVALKEVSGPVGIFKAIGEISKFKFATISSLIVILSINIGILNLLPIPALDGGRILFVIFEILGFKVNKKWEENLHKGGMALLIFFIILISANDIWKLFF, encoded by the coding sequence ATGTCATTTTTTATAGGAATTTTAGTACTGGGTTTAATAATTTTTGTACATGAATTAGGACATTTTTTAAGTGCTAAGCTTTTTAAAATTCCTGTCAGTGAGTTCTCAGTTGGAATGGGACCTCAAGTGTTTTCAGCAGAAACAGAAAAAACAATGTATTCTTTTAGAGCCATACCAATAGGAGGCTATGTAAATATAGAGGGTATGGAAGTAGGAAGCGAAATAGAAAACGGTTTTAATAAAAAACCTGCATATCAAAGACTTGTAGTTTTATTTGCAGGAGTATTTATGAACTTTTTAACTGCCTTTATTCTACTTTTTCTTGCGATGAAGTTAACAGGAAGAATAGAATATGAAAAGCAAGCTTATATTGGAGGAGTTTCTGAAAAGAGTGTAAACTATGGAATACTTTTGGTAAACGATAAGATATTAGAAATAGATGGAGAAAAAATAGAAAAATGGGAAGACATCCCTAAAAGAATAGAAAGCTTGAATGGAAAAGAAAAAATAAAAGTAAAAGTAGAAAGAGGAGCTGAAGAAAAAAATTTAGAGCTTAGTCTTATGAAAGATGAAGTTAATGATAGATATGTATTAGGTATAAACCCTATTATAAGACAAATAGACTTATCAACGCCAGAGAGTATTAAATATGCAGTAACAGCTTTTAAAAATATATTTGTTGAAACACTGGCTGGATTTGGAAAGTTATTTGGAGGAAAGGTCGCTCTAAAAGAAGTGAGTGGTCCGGTTGGAATATTTAAAGCTATCGGAGAAATATCAAAATTTAAATTTGCAACAATTTCCAGTTTAATAGTTATTTTATCCATAAATATAGGAATTTTAAATCTATTGCCTATCCCAGCACTAGATGGAGGAAGAATACTTTTTGTTATATTTGAAATACTTGGTTTCAAAGTAAATAAAAAATGGGAGGAAAATCTTCATAAAGGTGGAATGGCTCTTTTAATTTTCTTTATAATATTGATAAGTGCAAATGATATTTGGAAATTATTTTTTTAA
- a CDS encoding dTMP kinase, which translates to MGKIIVIEGTDSSGKETQTKLLYERIKKLYNRTIKISFPNYKSPACEPVKMYLAGEFGKDATKINPYPVSTMYAIDRYASFKQNWEKFYRDNYIIITDRYVTSNMIHQASKIEDRDKKEEYLKWLEDLEYEKIEIPRPDEVIFLKMPIDKAKILMEERKNKITGEEKKDIHELNEEYLKKSYDNACLISKKYSWTEIECVENSKIKTIEQINNEIFEKVKRFIEKE; encoded by the coding sequence ATGGGGAAGATAATAGTAATAGAAGGAACAGATTCAAGTGGAAAGGAAACACAAACTAAACTTCTATATGAAAGAATAAAAAAATTATACAATAGAACAATAAAAATATCTTTTCCCAATTATAAAAGTCCAGCCTGTGAGCCTGTTAAGATGTATTTAGCAGGGGAGTTTGGAAAAGATGCGACTAAAATAAATCCTTATCCTGTATCTACAATGTATGCAATAGACAGATATGCGTCATTTAAGCAAAATTGGGAAAAATTTTATAGGGATAATTATATAATAATAACTGATAGATATGTGACTTCTAATATGATACATCAGGCATCAAAAATAGAAGATAGGGATAAAAAAGAGGAATATTTAAAGTGGTTGGAGGATTTAGAATATGAGAAGATTGAAATTCCCAGACCTGATGAAGTGATTTTTTTAAAAATGCCTATAGATAAGGCTAAAATTTTAATGGAAGAAAGAAAAAATAAAATCACTGGAGAAGAAAAAAAAGATATACATGAGCTTAATGAAGAATACTTAAAAAAATCATATGATAATGCTTGTTTAATATCTAAAAAGTATTCTTGGACTGAGATAGAGTGTGTAGAAAATAGCAAAATAAAAACTATAGAGCAGATAAATAATGAAATTTTTGAAAAAGTTAAGAGATTTATAGAGAAGGAGTAA